The window ATGTTTCATTCTCTGTTTTGTTTCCATTTCTTACAATGGGTTGGTAACCGTTTTGGTTACTTCAATAAGGACCAACTCGTAATCAATCACATATACACTGAAAAAGAATTGGACATTCCTGCTGAGGTAAGTCAATAAATAGATATAGGCCTAGTTCACTACTGCCAATGCATCATCGCTTAAAACATTGTCTGGAATGACTGAACTTCTTTCTGAAATAGGTAGTATGACTCAAAcaatgttttctttttcttttcagGAAACCTACATTGTTTGCTTTGACACTGGACACGATAAGTTTGACAGTTATGACATTGATTCACTGTTAGGTTCCTCTTTATTGTTAATAGACAAGGAGGAATCAGTGCAAGTAACCACAGAGACTTTGTACCTTAACAAAAGTGCTGAGAGCACCACGGTGGAAGTGGATGAGCCTCCACCTGAAGTGACACTGTTAGAAAATGATGAGATTGATAGGGATGTACCTGAGGACACAGAAAGTCTATCTGAATTTGGGTCAGAGCAACCCAATAATTATACACAAACCGATGTTGTatccagtgatgtgttggatgtgGTCCAACACGACGAGGCTATTGACATAGAACCTGAGGTGCATGAGACTGAAAATGATGCTGAAAGCCACACGCCCTCACTTAAAGATAAAGTTTTGGATCCCCTTCCAAACAAAGAGGCGGAATACAGTAACAATGTGTTGAGGCTGACACTATTGCGACACCGCTGCAAGGAGGAGGATATGGAGCGCCTCCAAAAGATTCTAGGTCCTCAGAACCTCTTTAGGTTGGAGTTCATGTTTTTTGACCTGGAGCTGAAGGCTGCCCGGCTGTCCCAGACAAACGCCCGTGAGGACATTGAAAAGGTGCTGGAAGCCATTTTGGAAGCCTCTGAAACCCCAATCCTGGATGAGATTGAGAGGATGCTGGATGCCCATGAGAACGCTGTCCAGCAGCAGGATGCTGGTGAGTTTGTTGAGGAAGCTTCCATCTTGGAAGACTTCCAGGAATTGGTGTTCACCCTGCGTCAGAAGTACTCAACGGCCAGAAACAGTGCTCCCATGGTAGTGGGCAGTCAACTACACCCTGACACAGGTAATAATGCTTTTTTTTCAGTTTATGTTCAAGTCAGAGTATAGGAGGATTAAAACCttttgttaaataaatatttggAAAGTCTCATACATTGCTAATGACATGATAATAATGCCTGGAGATTTGGTTTGCAGAATAAGCTTTAAGAAATGCCCAAGAAGTACAACAAAGTAAATAGTAATCTGTTGACAGAACAAATACACTTCCTGACAATGCCAGTTAGATTGCAATGCATGAACATTTACTCACTGTTTGAACCTCTCTGAATGTTTCAAAAGATGGGAATATGTCTGAAAATACCTTGGACATTGGACTTAGCGTAGACATGGATCACCCTCCCTCAGGTAGGTGTTCATTATACTTCCCTACTTTTGAAATTGTGGTGAGATGTAAACTGTATGCATTAACCTAATTTGCTTGTGCTGTATTTCCAGGATCTCTGGAGTCACCTGCTGTCACTGATTTCCATGAAGATGAGCAGAGTGGTTCATCATTCGTATCAGTGCTAATTTTATCTGGTCGTCTCGTCACCCTGTTTTATGAGTATCTTGGAATATATGGTGTTATGGTAAGTTACTTCATGTATTTCTCTCTTGTGAATGGGCTTTCCTTCCTATTGTAATTGACTAATTGCCTGCATGTAGTGCTTAGGACTCAAGTATTCATACTTATTTTATTATTGCTGGGACAATgcatgtattatttttatttgggGGGCGGCATTTGCCATGCTGACAGCGTTACCCAACCCTTCCCCTTTTTTCAACTGGTAGTTCCGTTAAATTAAACGTTCCAGAACGTAAAAACGTACTAAATGCAGCCCAGGTTCAGTGATCCTTTCCCATTTTTTTGTTGACTTGTTGTAGTGAAGTGTAGACTGAAGTTAAGTGTCCACAGCCGGTGTTTTGCTTATTGAGTGGGATATAAATGATACCCCCGCTCGTTTTACCAGGCTTTGTGCGTTTTGCTTAGAAAGTAATCACGTTCAGAACTCTAAAAGGAGGCTAGTAGACATGTTTTTGGCGAAGCAGAGCCAGCATTGGCAAGCTAACCTTCAAGCTTAGGTTATAGTAGCTAGAAAGATAGGTACATATTGTCCTCTCCTGGGTAAAGAGAACCACGATGAAGGATCCTCTCCAGTAGTCGACTGCGTTGATCAGTTGGTGAAATGAGGATTTTCGGGTTTACGCAAACGAGTTGCATTGCAGGTCACAAGCCAAACTAACTAGATAGCCAGCTCAACTGTCAAAGTAACGTACAGTAGCGATGGATTCGGAAGAAACAACCCCTTTACCCACTTTGCCCCTGATGACAGAATCTGATCAACTGTCTGTCTTGTACTGTCTAGTACTTCGATATGTAAGTAGTTGGctacaatgtagctagctggctagtcaAGTCTTAGGCCGCcacatggctggctggctagctacatTGAAACTGAATCTTGTTGGCAACTTCATTTGGCCTGTCCTCTTCCTCATTTAAAAAATGTCTCACTTTCCAGACTAGCAGTATCCGTTCTTCCTATATCTGGGTCTAAGATCGAGAGGTGCCTTCAAGTTGTTGAATTTTGCTTTGACAACTTCCCCTTACATAACTATCACTTGAGGTTACATACCATTAAAATCTACATGTGGCTCATGTCTAGTGATATGTTATGTAATCATCTGTTTTGTTTATTGGCCATTTTACAGGGTGACAGGCTACATGATGCAATCTTTTGCACTCTAAATCCACATAGGCCTAAGGCTTGTTAGTTAGATCCACTCTGTGGTGATTAATTTAGCCAATCCCTGAATTTCACTGAGCGACTGCGATGGAAGTTCTTAATTGTGCAAAGGTCACCATGGTTGGACAGTGGTAGGGCCCCAGTCCAATCCAATCCCCATTAATTACATAAGGTCAAGGCAAATCCTCTCTATTGATTTTGATCAACAACTAGGTTATAGGCTACGTCTATTTCTAAACCCACCTTGATTTGATCTGAAGATATGCCTCTGCATTGACTGAGAGGGTGCTCAGTGGGATAACCATTAGCCATGCTTGTAAACAGAACACTGGAATGCCTGATGGTTTAGTTCAATGTTTTTAACATCACTTATTTTCTTCTGTCATCTCAGCCCAGCTATTACCCAACTTATTTGCTAAGCCTGACATGTGCTATAGTAACACTGATTGGACCTGTCTCCCCAGATGGTCACCAGCCTGCCAGAGCACTGGAAGCCAGGTCCAGACTTCTACGGCGTGTCCTGTGAACCCGTGCTGGTCACTGCAGGTGCCGGGGTCATCGGCTTCCTCTTCTGGAGGAGCATTCTATCTGTAAGTCGTTGTTGCACAGTTACTGCTTTCATAATTTCATTATCTGATTGCTTTATGTTAttctatgatgtattgtatgctaCCGTTGAGGAGGCTGTTTGCTGCCACTTTTCTTTTCCTTCTCACAGGTCAAAAGCAAGTCATATCTAAGTAAGTTCATCTCTCTGGCTATTTAGGGTGCATAGTGAATCCTCATTCATATTGCTTACAGGCTGGTGTTCTTGTCATGTGTAAACCATGTCTGATTTCATACTCTTGTCATGGTTTTTATTCGCTACTGAAAAAGAAATGGTGGACAGGATGAAAAAGCTTGAACAAGAGAAGAAGGAGATACTCCAAAAGGTCGCTGAACTGCAGCAACAGGTAAGTTGCAGAGACTTTTCACTGACTAAGATCCAGACTTTTGAGTTCAATGTGAATTAAGGTACATAATGTTTTGACAGTATATTTCTACTGGGTTCCCCTCAGGGCGAAGAACTTAAAGAAAAGCAAAAGCTGTCTGAAAAATCTGCCACTTTATCTCTGGAAAAGATCCAGGAATTGGAGGTGAGTCTCTAAAAAATATTATCTTGATCAcatgtcattgtcatgctgacaattattagattttttataatttttttcttctccatAGTGTTTAAATTGACTACGCATTTTCTTTTTCTGTCCAATAGAATATTGTgcaagagatggagagacaaaaTGAGCGCCTGGACGAGGAAAATAACTTACACGCCATATCCTTTGACAAAGAGCGGGCCAATACTGCGAAACATGAAGATATGGTGAGTAGTATTGAGCGATTTAGCTGTAATCAAAATGTTTCAGAACAACCAATTCTCTGacgtcggttcaattatttgaattccattaagTTCGTTTATTATGTGAGCTCAATGTGccgtttctctagagagaaatcaaatcaaGCACATACTTCGGGACGTTGTAGTTTTCACTAAACTATTCAACATAGTTTAGTGCAGAAAATGTGGTAATTGACTAAAATGACCACAATCCATTGCACCTACAGCTGCATGGACTTGCGCGGGCaaacagagagaaagggacagccTGCAAATGAGAGACAGACACCCTAGAGAGCAGTTGCTTTCGTGATGTAGACAGCATAGGCATCTACTATTAGCCAGCTACTATCCTAAATAGGATGGCTCGTTGATGAGGACCGAGAAAGATGGTTGTCATTATGCTTATCATTATCTTTGCCCATAGATGTCCGAAATGGACAAAACCATTGAGAAGTTGAAGCGCAGCAAGAAGAAGACCCAGGATGCACTGTCGAAGGTATAGGTCATATAAGTGAACATGcccaatgaaaatatgtcaaataTATTAACATTGCAACAATCAAATGTAAAGTGTTTATTTCCTTTTAATTATCCTTATCATTGAATCTGTAGTCTACCATTCTGATGGATGAAGCCAAGCTCCGCGAAGATGCCCGGAATGTCCAGGTCCAGGTTCTGGAGAAGGATATTGCCACCCTGAAGGAGGAGAACCTCTCGGTGAGTACCAATATGGAACAACGATTCACACTTTAAGCCTCATGACATTGTGTAGGACTCATTGGCCATGCAGGGCCTGCATTGCACCGTCCTGATGACCTAATTTCCTTGTTACAGCTGCACCATGCTGCCAAGTTGTGGGAGGAGAAGCACAGGGAGACAAGCGAGCAGATCAAAGTCTACCAGAAGTCCCAGAAAGACCTGGAGGATTCCCTCCTTCAGAAGGACCACAACGTTGAGTTTTTTTTTACACGTTACGATATTGTTACACACATCAATTCCTGTTCACACCTTCTCAAATGCACCCTGATGACAAAGAAACATGTCACCTGTATTATGTTCCAAAAAAATACTTCTTGACTGATTCCAGGGGAAAAGTGTAATGTATCAATTGGTGGTTCTCAATCTCTCTGGCAGGTTCTATCTGACCTGCTAGGAGACCTGGAGGCCTGCGATGACCTGAAAGGTGGAGTTGTTGCTAACGGGGTAGCCTCTAACGGTAAGTCACCTGACACGGTGTCCtattcagaggaggctggtgggaggagctataggaggacgggctccttgtaatggctggaatggaaccaAATACATGTAAGCAGTGtgcttgactccgttccatttatgCCTTTATAGTGAGCCAGTccttctatagctcctcccaccagccttctCTGATTAGGATACTGTCATgtgatttggtcttatgtagcaaaatttgaaattgtgtttttttacattggattaaagtagagactcggagcatcaaaatggtatatcatacactacagttgaggaacaatgggaaagtaattctgctttgaaagttgataaacttgtaacccatactggagagctcttctttgtctatacccattcagcattgttcacacatattgttagctagctaacaatatgcTTTATTTTGCAATGAGAAAACGACtctctgacaaaattagaaacttatATCTGAAAATGgtttcccttagtttgaagatgtattcaggagacaggtgttttatacaacagccttctatgTGTTCTATTTTCGACtgcctctgcatatttgcaatcaaaccacagaattttctccatctccttagctatcatactctgcttccaccggacagtccactgatttcaaaacttgggtCTCCTAAAAGTGGAGAgcatctttcaaaaaagctgcgtTAGAAAGGGTTACTTACACATACTGagaagctcatgttatagacagaagctggctacatggcagaccaatccgaactcgtTTCATGGCGCGTCCAgctcatccattatctcagccaatcatggctagaggGAAGGTTCCtcactttttccgtggctaaactaACTCTGCTCATAGTTGACcatttttattcgtatttacggatggcatacaagtttgttattaaggcacatggaaGTTCACGTACCAGAAGGCATTTTGCccccaaaaacacattttgatagtTATtcattcaaatgcctctcctgtgaagtattgACGCGCGACATACGCCTACTTTCCTGAAACGTGTCACTGTGTTTACAATTATTTGTTTCAGACAAGCAGACCAtcatccaaaaccgccataagcaAATGATGGATGTCTCTCGGGTAAGACTGAGTTCTTTCTTGAACGGACCCAGATTTCTGTGTACCTGAAGGCAGGTAAAACTTGTGCTCAGAACCAAGAAGTGTGTCAACTCTTCCACTAACTGTTGGAAGAACTTTCCACAGGTCCAGACCACTCTGTCTGTTGTGGAGGAAGAGCGCGATCGCTTCATGACCAAGCTGCTGAGCGAAGAGAAGTCCAGGAAAGAGCTGGAAGGTATGTCCCAGCAACTAGAATTTGATATGCATCACTGCCTTTTCTCTCTCAACACTATCAACTTGTTTTCACCACAGAGCAATTTCAGAAGCTGGAGCATGACATCTTGTTGGTGAAAAGTGACAAGAACCACCTGGAGAACCAGTACAAGACCCTGCAGCAGAAGAATGACATCATGACAGAGATGTACCAGCAGAAGGAGAACGCTTTGCAGCAGTAAGTGGAATCAGAAGCAGTGCAGTTCATGTGTTAATACCATAGTAGGGTTTGTTCTCCATGGTTCCACAGCATGTAAAAAACATTTTTCCTTGTCTTTTACTGTATTCTTTTACTGTGAGGTTTGAGGTTTTCAAATGGTCTTTAAATAGTTTGATTTAATTTGTGTCGCCTTACAGGAAGCTGACCAAGGAGGAGTTTGAGCGCCCCAACAAGGAAGACCGGCTGACGGAGATGGACGGCAAGGCCCTAGAGGAGGAGGTCAAGGTGTGTAGGCAGCGCGTTAAGGAGATCCAGGACGAGCTGAGATGGACCGAGAAGTTCTACAAAGCTCAGATCATTGAGCAGGAGCAGAAATCTCACGAGAACTGGGTTTGTACAATATTACTTTATTAGTCCATTTGTtaaagaaacaacaaatgtctcaTATCTCAACCCCCATTGATGGCACATACATTAGGATCAGGACATTTTTTTTGAAGTCTTCTGTTTGGCCAGTCATTTGTAAGGTGAATTTTGTCCAAAACAGGAGATTTTAAatgtctcttctttctctctaggTGATTGCACGCGCCGCAGAGCGAGCTCTGTTCGACGAGAAGAAGGAAACAACTAACATTCGTAACTTGTGAGTGCAACACTAATACAACAGACTCAATTGGGCTATACCAAAGCAGGGCTCACCTATTGCTCACTCAAAATGGAGACAGGCAGATCCtttcatttgttttgttttttggtcAATCTCACATTTACTTTTTGAATTAGTCATAATAGTAAAGTAAAAAGAGGCACATTGTGAACCAAAGGTTGCACTGCCAAGTCGAAGGGCCACAAATGCAAGTGTTTTGGTCACAGTTTTGCAATGCAGTAAGCTGTATTAGTCTAGATTTGGAGGTACAGTATTGAGAATCTAAATGCCTGTTCTCTTTTTCACCCTAGACTGACTGACATGTCCAGCAAGCTGAATGAGCTCTGTAGGCCTCTGTTCAAGCCCACCCCTGGGATGGCTCCCATGCCTCTCCGACGAGGTAAGAACCAATCCTCAGTTCACGTTATTTAGTACTGGCACGTCTGGGGTGCATTCAGTAAGGCAAAATCGTCAGAACATAACTTGCAGGTAGAAATGAAATGAATAGGGCTGATATGACTCTATTCTTGAGGACAGAGAatcatatttctatctgaacgttctgtaacggtcctgaccatTTCTATTGTCTTGTCGGTTGGATATCATCTGTGACTGCGTTTCAAATTAGATCTTGGACTTTTTGACTGTCTGATACCTCATCTGCTGTTTGACGTCCACCCTCTGAAATGCATGTTTTCCTGGGGTTTTGATTTGAATTCCTTGTAGCTGGTCCAATGTGGAGAGACTGAGAGTGGTATTTGGCTGAGTGTTTTGTTGTTAAATGGTTTTGCTAAACAGGTGATTCGTACAGGCCCTGTAAGAAGTTCACGggtgccccccccctcccctgtgGGGCGAAGGAACAAGCCCTACCGTGAGTCTCCTGAACCCACGCTCCGGACAGCCTTGGCCCTGATTGGCTAAGCAGTACCATCCCTCAGCCAATGAACCATCCCCCCCTTGTTCACCCTTGTATGCCCTGACTCCCCGCTTCTTTTTCACCTCTCCCTTTTCCCTGTCTTTACCTCTGCTGTGGTGTTTCAATAATTTCCCTTATTTTTCTTCCTACTGCTCTCATCCTGCTCCTAGTTGGTACCCATTTGACCGTTTCCTCTTCCTAATGTTTGTCTTCTAATTACGTCCTCTCTGATTTTCGAAGACATTCTTTCCTGTCTCTTTCACTGCCATTTTTTCTCCCTCTACTGCCATATCCATCTTTCTCACCTGTGTTTGCGTGTCCAGACGATCCAGAATGTTCCCATGCCTTCGTTTGCTTTCACAATTTGGAATAACCGCTCTTGCATCCCTCTTGCTCTTTCAGTACTATGGTGGTGTTTTTGTTGTGTTCAGCTGTTGTGAGATCATATGTGTGTGGCAACTCGTTAGGTTACTAAAGCTTCAGCCTTTGCTTTCCCTTGTGGGATTACTGCATTccatacatttgtatatatatatatttaaaatatacactaccgttcaaaagtttggagtcacttagaaatgtccttgtttttgaaagaaaagcatttatttttcaaattgatcagaaatacagtgtatacattaatgtgtaaatgactattgtagctggaaacggcttttattttttacatgttattttttaaatggaatatctacatgggcgtacagaggcccattatcagcaaccatcactcctgtgttccaatggcacgttgtgttagctaatccaagtgtataattttaaaaggctaattgatctttagaaaaccctttttgcaagtatgttagcacagttgaaaactgtcctgatttaaagaagcaataaaattgggctccttttagactagttgagtatctggagtatcagcatttgtgggtttgattacaggctcaaaatggccagaaacaaagcactttcttctgaatctcgtcagtctattcttgttctgagaaatgaaggctattccttgTGAGAAATTGTCAAGACACTGAATATCTcgcacaacgctgtgtactactctcttcacaaaacagcgcaaactggctctaaccagaatagaaagaggagtgggaggccccggttcacaactgagcaagaggacaagtacattagtgtctagtttgagaaacagacgcctcacacgtTGAGgaactggcaacttcattaaatagtacccgcaaaacaccagtctcaacgtcaacagtgaagaggcgactccgggatgctggcctttcagaagaaaagtctttgtttctggccattttgagcctgtaatcgaaccacgcagccgttatactgctcagaaaggagacacgttctgtctcctagagatgaacgtaatcctaaccgacttgccaaaactatagtttgtaaacaagaaatttgtggagtggttgaaaaacgagttttaatgactccaacctaactgtatgtaaacttccgacttcaactgtatatacacatacacacagtaccagtcagaagtttggacacacctactcattctagggtttttctttatttttactattttctacattgtagaatcatagtgaagacatcaaaactatgaaacaacacatattgaatcatgtaataaccaaaagtgttaaaaaatctaaatatatttgagattctttaaagtagcctccctttgacttgatgacagctttgcacactcttggcattctctcaaccagcttcacctgaaatgcttttccaacagtcttgaaggagttcccacatgctgtgctcttgtttgctgcttttcctacactctggggtccaactcatcccaaaccatctcaattgggttgaggtcgggtgattgtggaggccaggccatctgatgcagcactcatcactctccttggtcaaataaccctcacacagcctggatgtgtgttgggtcattgtcctgttgaaaaacaaattatagtcccactaagcgcaaaccagatgggatggcgtatcactgcagaatgctgtggtagccatgctggttaagtgtcccttgaattctaaataaatcacagtgtcaccagcaaagcaccttcaCACCACACCCCCTCCATGctccacggtgggaaccacacatatggagatcattcgttcacctactctgcgtctcagaaaGCCACgaaggttggaaccaaaactctcaaaCTTGTActcttcagaccaaaggacagatttccatcagtCTCATCTCCATTGCTCTtgtttattggcccaagcaagtctcttcttatgggggtccttttagtagtggtttctttgcagcaattcaaccatgaaggcctgattcacgtggtctcctctgaacagttgatgttgagatgtgtctgttacttgaactttgaagcatttatttgggctggtaactctaatgaacttatcctctgcagcagaggtaactcttggtcgTTCCTGTGGCGTTTcatatgagagccagttttatcatagcgcttgatggtttttgtgactgcacttaaagaaactttaaaagttcttgaaattttccagattgactgatcttcatgtcttaaaagtaacggactgtcgtttctttttgcttctttgagctgttcttgccataatatggacttagccctatttggtaaaatatcatcttctttataccacccctaccttgtcacaacacaactgattggctcaaacgcattaagaagcaaagaaattccacaaatgtaactattaacaaggcacaccagttaattgaaatgcattccaggtgactacctcatgaagctggttgagagaatgccaaaagtgtgcaaagctgtcatcaaggcaaagggtggcttctttgaagaatctcaaatattctGATACTGGTACTTCTAGTTCTGGAAGTATAATATCCTACCATGACATGACCAAACATTTTCCTCAGACTGCAAATAGACCAGACTTTGCTATAAATAGATGGTAGCATGAACCAGTAACGTGGTCTAGAGTCAGGTGCCTAATGACAACCAGGAGAGCCAAGGTTAGCATTCTAGAAGATTTGAGAATATTGCAGTGTTTTACGTTGATGTATCACCGTGTATTTATTGTCCAACAGGACCACGACCTCACTCTGACCCTCACGGCCGCCATTACTCTCCGTACCACAAACACCCAGTGGCTGCTAGACCTGGTAGGGATTGTATTTTTTGTCAATGAGGGTTGATGTGGTATTATTCCCTAATCGAGCCCTTATCCTATATCTCCTCTAATCATTCTTCCCTTTGTTCCTCCAC is drawn from Salvelinus alpinus unplaced genomic scaffold, SLU_Salpinus.1 scaffold_61, whole genome shotgun sequence and contains these coding sequences:
- the LOC139567169 gene encoding transport and Golgi organization protein 1 homolog; amino-acid sequence: MERLQKILGPQNLFRLEFMFFDLELKAARLSQTNAREDIEKVLEAILEASETPILDEIERMLDAHENAVQQQDAGEFVEEASILEDFQELVFTLRQKYSTARNSAPMVVGSQLHPDTDGNMSENTLDIGLSVDMDHPPSGSLESPAVTDFHEDEQSGSSFVSVLILSGRLVTLFYEYLGIYGVMMVTSLPEHWKPGPDFYGVSCEPVLVTAGAGVIGFLFWRSILSVKSKSYLKMVDRMKKLEQEKKEILQKVAELQQQGEELKEKQKLSEKSATLSLEKIQELENIVQEMERQNERLDEENNLHAISFDKERANTAKHEDMMSEMDKTIEKLKRSKKKTQDALSKSTILMDEAKLREDARNVQVQVLEKDIATLKEENLSLHHAAKLWEEKHRETSEQIKVYQKSQKDLEDSLLQKDHNVLSDLLGDLEACDDLKGGVVANGVASNDKQTIIQNRHKQMMDVSRVQTTLSVVEEERDRFMTKLLSEEKSRKELEEQFQKLEHDILLVKSDKNHLENQYKTLQQKNDIMTEMYQQKENALQQKLTKEEFERPNKEDRLTEMDGKALEEEVKVCRQRVKEIQDELRWTEKFYKAQIIEQEQKSHENWVIARAAERALFDEKKETTNIRNLLTDMSSKLNELCRPLFKPTPGMAPMPLRRGPVRSSRVPPPSPVGRRNKPYRPRPHSDPHGRHYSPYHKHPVAARPDTMAPRTSSPSNLGSSNSRPQGPGSLLVSPISSPLDSSLRPVISHPSGLCHRPLPGPHHIPPPPPFMPPVYRPDNGHSGMMPPGPPPPNGHLPSPTIPPGHRPPPPGAYGPSSPHNRYLPPPSHYGPVPPPFGPPHTYVHYGPLDHSIPLRHLPPGVAPFPHVGPKDFPVQPQVPHGHDSSVGPQPGAGPQGQGQDYSSQQATAAPQDSVSSAMAEP